In one Corallococcus sp. EGB genomic region, the following are encoded:
- a CDS encoding vWA domain-containing protein — protein sequence MSVIDNRVEVVFSFDTTGSMYPCLAQVRKKLGAAVARLTKEIPGIRIGIIAHGDYCDAKSTYVTKALDLTDDAKAITRFVEKVEQTGGGDAPECYELVLHEARSLSWTEGYTKAFVLIGDDVPHPPQHNPKKLDWRKEVAALGAQGVPVYGVQALNRRHATSFYKELAEKSGGFHLSLDQFSHVTDMLLAVCYKQSSDTQLQAYEAEVSREGRMSRGLNAMFNTMLKRAASTLFGEADLRAVPPGRFQVLEVEGDCAIKEFVTENGLGFKTGRGFYEFTKTETIQGRKEVVLMDRKSGDLYSGERAREMLGLPPGETVRIRPASLEKYVVFVQSTSANRKLKGGTKFLYEVEDWDGARAAA from the coding sequence ATGTCTGTGATTGATAACCGCGTCGAGGTCGTCTTCAGCTTTGACACCACGGGCAGCATGTATCCGTGCCTCGCGCAGGTGCGAAAGAAGCTGGGCGCCGCGGTGGCCCGGCTGACCAAGGAGATTCCAGGCATCCGCATCGGCATCATCGCGCACGGCGACTACTGTGACGCGAAGTCCACCTATGTGACCAAGGCGCTGGACCTCACGGACGACGCCAAGGCCATCACCCGCTTCGTGGAGAAGGTGGAGCAGACGGGCGGTGGAGACGCGCCGGAGTGCTACGAGTTGGTGCTGCACGAGGCGCGAAGCCTGTCCTGGACGGAGGGCTACACGAAGGCGTTCGTGCTCATTGGCGACGACGTGCCGCACCCGCCCCAGCACAACCCGAAGAAGCTGGACTGGCGCAAGGAGGTGGCCGCGCTGGGAGCCCAGGGCGTGCCGGTGTATGGCGTCCAGGCGCTGAACCGCCGCCACGCGACGTCGTTCTACAAGGAGCTGGCGGAGAAGTCGGGCGGCTTCCACCTGAGCCTGGATCAGTTCTCGCACGTCACCGACATGCTGCTGGCCGTTTGTTACAAGCAGTCCTCGGACACGCAGTTGCAGGCGTATGAGGCCGAGGTGTCGCGCGAGGGGCGCATGAGCCGCGGCCTCAACGCGATGTTCAACACGATGCTCAAGCGGGCCGCGTCCACGCTCTTCGGCGAGGCGGACCTGCGGGCGGTGCCGCCCGGGCGCTTCCAGGTGCTGGAGGTGGAGGGGGACTGCGCCATCAAGGAGTTCGTCACGGAGAACGGCCTGGGCTTCAAGACGGGGCGCGGCTTCTACGAGTTCACCAAGACGGAGACCATCCAGGGCCGCAAGGAGGTGGTGCTGATGGACCGCAAGTCCGGCGACCTCTACAGCGGCGAGCGCGCGCGGGAGATGCTCGGGCTGCCGCCCGGGGAGACGGTGCGCATCCGGCCCGCGAGCCTGGAGAAGTACGTCGTCTTCGTCCAGAGCACGTCCGCCAATCGCAAGCTCAAGGGCGGCACGAAGTTCCTCTACGAGGTGGAGGACTGGGACGGAGCACGCGCCGCGGCCTGA
- a CDS encoding outer membrane protein assembly factor BamE translates to MFRKNVLGAVFALGLLTAMGAQAEVLFSQANFLLNKNQLSAVNYRGKGAAIPVGTKVAVLKRDNDEVRCKVIDSGVEFRFVTHRSLGKPINVLFDGFFSAQDPAPRIAALTPEEQKQVQAGELARGMSREAVLLTAGPPPPHRTPSLQSSRWTYWSSKLSTFEVEFGPDGKVVRVGDEPAAAPVAAPAPVEKTYYHATANFHFEAGTVSWVNYLKGPIIPFNAKVEVLDKGSSSVKFKVVDTGAELEFENDSRSGSETWKLFQAAFALEDQAAKMEALSPEDRRRVAASEVEPGMSREAVRMAWGPPPPHETPSFHSSTWTYWKSKATKVRVKFKDDKVAAIE, encoded by the coding sequence GTGTTTCGAAAGAATGTCCTTGGCGCGGTGTTCGCGCTGGGGTTGCTGACTGCGATGGGGGCGCAGGCCGAGGTGCTGTTCTCCCAGGCCAACTTCCTGCTCAACAAGAACCAGCTCTCCGCGGTGAACTACCGCGGCAAGGGCGCGGCCATCCCCGTGGGGACGAAGGTCGCGGTCCTCAAGCGCGACAACGATGAGGTGCGCTGCAAGGTCATCGACTCCGGCGTCGAGTTCCGGTTCGTGACGCACCGGAGCCTGGGCAAGCCCATCAACGTGCTGTTCGACGGCTTCTTCTCCGCGCAGGACCCCGCCCCGCGCATCGCCGCGCTGACGCCCGAGGAGCAGAAGCAGGTCCAGGCCGGAGAGCTGGCCCGGGGCATGTCGCGCGAGGCCGTGCTGCTGACGGCCGGCCCGCCGCCGCCGCACCGGACGCCGTCGCTGCAGTCCAGCCGCTGGACGTACTGGAGCTCGAAGTTGTCCACGTTCGAGGTGGAGTTCGGCCCGGATGGCAAGGTGGTGCGCGTGGGTGACGAGCCCGCGGCCGCGCCCGTGGCCGCGCCGGCTCCGGTGGAGAAGACCTATTACCACGCGACCGCGAACTTCCATTTCGAAGCGGGCACCGTGTCCTGGGTGAACTACCTCAAGGGCCCCATCATCCCGTTCAACGCGAAGGTGGAGGTGCTGGACAAGGGCTCGTCGTCCGTGAAGTTCAAGGTCGTGGACACCGGCGCGGAGCTCGAGTTCGAGAACGACTCGCGCTCGGGGTCGGAGACCTGGAAGCTGTTCCAGGCCGCGTTCGCGCTGGAGGACCAGGCCGCCAAGATGGAGGCGCTGTCGCCGGAGGACCGCCGTCGGGTCGCCGCGTCGGAAGTGGAGCCCGGCATGAGCCGCGAGGCCGTGCGCATGGCGTGGGGCCCGCCGCCTCCGCATGAGACGCCGTCGTTCCACTCCAGCACCTGGACCTACTGGAAGTCGAAGGCGACCAAGGTGCGCGTGAAGTTCAAGGACGACAAGGTCGCCGCCATCGAGTAG
- a CDS encoding M91 family zinc metallopeptidase: MPSKLKMPSLKMPTAGASQAPSTPKSPAKAKPDDWFMKKPLGDPKPVSQPPEEKTLTDGIRRDLLSPGLPVRTEEVALQDNRKVRITTVGQIKIGETDKQPGFTLAALQDLKKISGTETGRMELNGINRHSGLNGTTEKHVQIWKKDESGTTDKSGESKAFGIKEGAKVEYSPQDGIPDPKHASHKEKYGAWGTPKNKPSDSTLLHELHHAREYVDGTIDTKTTVKRGNKQDLSLSEMSAAGLDGFKDSAFIEGKGKLTRPSENTYRHEQGLPQRTFYADKAEVKNKGLDRLLKGSVDLDPKLSKEDAAKLEAYKQKTPVSE, translated from the coding sequence ATGCCATCCAAACTCAAGATGCCATCCCTGAAGATGCCCACCGCGGGCGCGTCGCAGGCGCCGTCCACGCCCAAGTCCCCCGCGAAGGCGAAGCCGGACGACTGGTTCATGAAGAAGCCGCTGGGGGATCCGAAGCCGGTGAGCCAGCCGCCCGAGGAGAAGACGCTCACCGACGGCATCCGCCGCGACCTCTTGAGCCCCGGCCTGCCCGTGCGCACGGAGGAGGTGGCGCTGCAGGACAACCGCAAGGTGCGCATCACCACGGTGGGGCAGATCAAGATTGGCGAGACGGACAAGCAGCCGGGCTTCACGCTGGCGGCGCTCCAGGACCTGAAGAAGATCTCCGGCACGGAGACGGGCCGCATGGAGCTCAACGGCATCAACCGTCACTCGGGGCTCAACGGCACCACCGAGAAGCACGTGCAGATCTGGAAGAAGGACGAGAGCGGCACCACCGACAAGTCGGGTGAGAGCAAGGCGTTCGGCATCAAGGAGGGCGCCAAGGTGGAGTACAGCCCGCAGGACGGCATCCCCGACCCGAAGCACGCCTCGCACAAGGAGAAGTACGGCGCCTGGGGCACGCCGAAGAACAAGCCGTCCGACTCCACGCTCCTCCACGAGCTGCATCACGCGCGCGAGTACGTGGATGGCACCATCGACACGAAGACGACGGTGAAGCGTGGCAACAAGCAGGACCTGTCGCTGAGCGAGATGAGCGCGGCGGGCCTGGATGGCTTCAAGGACAGCGCGTTCATCGAGGGCAAGGGCAAGCTGACCCGCCCGTCGGAGAACACCTACCGCCACGAGCAGGGCCTGCCGCAGCGGACCTTCTACGCGGACAAGGCCGAGGTGAAGAACAAGGGGCTCGACCGCCTCCTCAAGGGCTCCGTCGACCTGGATCCGAAGCTGTCCAAGGAGGACGCGGCGAAGCTGGAGGCCTACAAGCAGAAGACGCCCGTCAGCGAGTAG
- a CDS encoding LamG domain-containing protein translates to MKGFKWMLAAAVAVIAPVTTSEAVPNRVTNGLVGEWKTITSSPFGLPERALDTSGLNQTATAVGGSVLSWGWWDNGMNLVGDKYLQVANSPNLNFGTGSFTLTAWIRMTDTSRYNKTIIDNRGTDGRGYSFAVTEGNKLLLQMADETGWLNFLSEPYLVPNRWHHVAVSVNRTSWPVHIAFYIDGYDAGLATPKMGNINNTNNPFFIGGHKDTQGYRFSDRLDEVFVFNRALPNYEVWNVLNPGRPSYTPSYWNDNSRQGQNNCYNYANNKATNTFAQPGRASGSQATIMDCSVVRQAAINDGLEPLSDYPSTILNFKTGAALVVAPGYDYHWYRLDENGTWTHKPGGTRATNLDNSGQVITDPRTANRGPYTQFCGFFRIWSDIAEGYGHESIN, encoded by the coding sequence GTGAAAGGATTCAAGTGGATGTTGGCCGCCGCCGTCGCGGTCATCGCGCCTGTCACGACGAGCGAGGCCGTGCCCAACCGGGTCACCAACGGCCTGGTCGGCGAGTGGAAGACCATCACCTCATCGCCGTTCGGTCTCCCCGAGCGGGCCCTCGACACGAGCGGCCTGAACCAGACGGCCACGGCCGTGGGCGGCTCGGTGCTGTCGTGGGGTTGGTGGGACAACGGCATGAACCTGGTGGGGGACAAGTACCTCCAGGTGGCCAACTCGCCGAACCTGAACTTCGGTACCGGCAGCTTCACGCTCACGGCGTGGATCCGCATGACGGACACCAGCCGCTACAACAAGACCATCATCGACAACCGGGGCACCGACGGACGCGGCTATTCGTTCGCGGTCACCGAAGGCAACAAGCTGCTGCTCCAGATGGCGGACGAGACGGGTTGGCTCAACTTCCTCTCGGAACCGTATCTGGTGCCCAATCGCTGGCATCACGTCGCGGTGAGCGTCAACCGCACCTCGTGGCCGGTGCACATCGCCTTCTACATCGACGGCTACGACGCCGGCCTGGCCACGCCCAAGATGGGCAACATCAACAACACCAACAACCCGTTCTTCATCGGCGGCCACAAGGACACCCAGGGGTACCGGTTCTCCGACCGGCTCGACGAGGTGTTCGTCTTCAACCGCGCCCTACCCAATTACGAGGTCTGGAACGTGCTCAACCCGGGGCGGCCCAGCTACACGCCGTCCTACTGGAATGACAACAGCCGGCAGGGCCAGAACAACTGCTACAACTACGCCAACAACAAGGCCACCAACACCTTCGCCCAGCCGGGCCGGGCCTCGGGTTCGCAGGCCACGATCATGGATTGCTCGGTGGTGCGGCAGGCCGCCATCAACGATGGCCTGGAGCCCCTCTCCGACTATCCGAGCACGATCCTGAACTTCAAGACCGGCGCCGCGCTGGTGGTAGCTCCGGGCTACGACTACCACTGGTACCGGCTCGACGAGAACGGCACCTGGACCCACAAGCCGGGCGGGACGCGCGCCACGAACCTGGACAACTCGGGTCAGGTCATCACGGATCCGCGCACCGCCAACCGCGGCCCTTACACCCAGTTCTGCGGCTTCTTCAGGATCTGGTCGGACATCGCTGAAGGCTACGGCCACGAGTCCATCAATTAG
- a CDS encoding RNA polymerase sigma factor, whose product MSDSTTAPASVLPFPGDARRQLESRSDEELMLLSAGGSTQAFEQLVRRHHARLARYCGKSVGSTAEGDELAQETLVRVWEARREYQPRAPFVVFMLTLARNLCRNRVRDAGRRGRWQAEAPDGARVEAVASPASADVVDQLLERERMRRVREALLELPEKFREVLLLRFDQELDYAEISRIVGRNESTVRSRVFHGLKKLREMVPGGSP is encoded by the coding sequence ATGTCGGATTCCACCACCGCTCCTGCTTCGGTCCTGCCCTTCCCGGGGGACGCCCGGCGACAGCTCGAGTCGCGCTCGGACGAGGAGCTCATGCTCTTGTCCGCGGGTGGGTCCACGCAGGCCTTCGAGCAGCTGGTGCGCCGGCATCACGCGCGGCTTGCGCGCTACTGCGGCAAGTCCGTGGGCAGCACGGCGGAGGGCGACGAGCTGGCGCAGGAGACACTGGTGCGGGTGTGGGAGGCGCGCCGCGAGTACCAGCCCCGCGCGCCCTTCGTCGTCTTCATGCTGACGCTGGCTCGCAACCTGTGCCGCAACCGCGTCCGGGATGCGGGCCGGCGCGGGCGCTGGCAGGCGGAGGCTCCCGACGGAGCCCGGGTGGAGGCCGTGGCCTCGCCGGCCTCCGCGGACGTGGTGGACCAGCTGCTGGAGCGCGAGCGGATGCGGCGCGTGCGCGAGGCCCTGCTGGAGTTGCCGGAGAAGTTCCGCGAAGTGCTGCTGCTGCGGTTCGACCAGGAGCTCGACTACGCGGAGATCTCCCGCATCGTCGGGCGCAACGAGTCCACGGTGCGCTCGCGCGTGTTCCATGGGCTGAAGAAGCTCCGCGAAATGGTGCCGGGAGGAAGTCCATGA